A genomic stretch from Fodinibius salinus includes:
- a CDS encoding ABC transporter ATP-binding protein, which translates to MNKLLSVSNLTKSFDDHGPVVDEISFEVYEDEIFALLGPSGCGKTTSLRLISGFERADHGKVEVEGEVLETPGEHVAPQDRGIGFVFQDYALFPHLSVLENVAFGLNHIPEHKRHVYAEEVLCRTGMGDYKDRNPSELSGGQQQRVALARAIAPKPKLVLLDEPFSNLDAMLRDTMRKEVRDILKKAGMSALLVTHDQEEALSFADRIAVMNDGKIEQIGTPEEVYYKPKTKFVANFLGRTNLFYTDANGSQEVSTNLGPVNLNNEDATGRVLCSIRPEHLTLEEVENEDLQKVGTVVEREFKGHDITYHVQLHGQKYLVHTDNRIIFEPNDAVVIKPLEPAVVLES; encoded by the coding sequence ATGAATAAATTACTTTCTGTATCTAATTTAACAAAATCGTTTGATGACCATGGTCCCGTCGTGGATGAAATTAGTTTTGAGGTTTATGAAGATGAGATTTTTGCGCTTCTTGGTCCCAGTGGATGCGGAAAGACAACTTCCTTGCGATTAATTTCTGGCTTTGAGCGAGCAGATCATGGAAAAGTTGAGGTAGAAGGTGAGGTATTAGAAACACCCGGTGAACATGTTGCGCCGCAAGATCGGGGTATTGGATTTGTATTTCAGGATTATGCGCTGTTTCCCCATTTATCTGTGCTCGAAAATGTGGCCTTTGGACTAAACCATATCCCCGAGCATAAACGACACGTTTATGCTGAAGAAGTATTGTGCCGGACTGGGATGGGTGATTATAAAGATCGCAATCCCAGTGAGCTTTCGGGTGGGCAGCAGCAGAGAGTAGCATTGGCGCGCGCTATTGCTCCCAAGCCCAAGCTGGTGCTTCTTGATGAGCCGTTTTCGAACCTTGATGCCATGCTTCGTGATACGATGCGCAAAGAGGTACGTGATATTCTCAAAAAGGCGGGAATGAGTGCGCTGCTGGTTACGCATGATCAGGAGGAAGCACTTTCATTTGCGGATCGCATTGCGGTGATGAACGATGGTAAAATTGAACAGATTGGCACACCCGAGGAAGTATATTATAAGCCAAAGACAAAATTTGTAGCTAACTTTTTGGGACGTACCAATTTATTTTACACTGATGCCAATGGCAGTCAAGAAGTTTCAACAAATTTGGGCCCTGTAAATCTAAATAATGAAGATGCTACGGGACGGGTGCTATGTTCCATCCGGCCGGAACATTTAACGCTCGAAGAGGTAGAAAATGAAGACTTGCAAAAGGTGGGTACTGTAGTGGAGCGGGAATTTAAGGGACACGATATCACCTACCATGTACAATTGCATGGCCAAAAATATTTGGTACATACTGATAATCGCATCATTTTTGAGCCCAACGACGCCGTTGTTATTAAGCCTTTAGAGCCAGCAGTAGTACTTGAAAGCTAA
- a CDS encoding ABC transporter permease: MRNLRLLGNTLLLTGGVLVMDVFIALPLAYLSVRCDIKFRKLITILGVLPLAIPGYVMAYALLGLGGINGLFDAWIGWNFPRISGFAGSLIVLSLCTFPYLYLNLRTALLGMDQSVEEVSRSLGHDAKSTFFRVILPQLKPAFLAGSLLISLHVIGDFGTVSLMRFETFSYALYLQYIAAFDRIYAAWLALMLLALTTGALVLEYKLLKKAIYYRLGRGVAKAKTFLKLGPWKFPAYAFVVVLFLVAIVLPVSSIAHWLNQTAFSSVAGDLWQAFLNSVKASAPAAGLTTLFALPLAYIGVRYKTKLSGPIERVAYLGYATPPLAFALAFVFFSLQVSTVLYQSLVLLVIAYSLHFLAEGIGPVRSALYQASPKYEEVAQSLGYSSIKSFFKVTLPLLRGGIIASAALVFLSAMKELSITFLLAPIGFDTLALNVWSYTGEAMFAEAAPFALAILLFSSLFVGFLFKNEGE, translated from the coding sequence ATGCGCAATCTCCGTCTGCTCGGCAATACATTATTACTTACTGGCGGTGTGTTGGTGATGGATGTCTTTATTGCTTTACCGCTGGCATATCTTTCTGTACGATGTGATATAAAATTTCGGAAATTAATTACAATTCTGGGTGTGCTTCCCCTCGCTATTCCTGGTTATGTAATGGCCTATGCACTCTTGGGATTAGGTGGAATAAACGGTCTTTTTGATGCTTGGATAGGATGGAACTTCCCGCGTATAAGTGGTTTTGCCGGATCGTTAATTGTACTTAGCCTATGCACATTTCCGTATTTGTATCTCAATTTGCGTACTGCTCTTTTGGGGATGGATCAGTCGGTTGAAGAAGTATCCCGTTCGCTGGGACATGATGCGAAATCTACCTTCTTTCGCGTAATTCTGCCCCAGCTTAAGCCTGCATTTTTGGCTGGATCACTACTTATTAGCCTACATGTAATTGGCGACTTTGGGACCGTTTCGCTTATGAGGTTTGAGACTTTTAGCTATGCGCTTTATCTGCAGTATATTGCTGCTTTTGATCGTATTTATGCCGCATGGCTGGCTCTGATGCTGCTGGCTTTAACAACCGGTGCCCTGGTATTGGAGTATAAATTGCTCAAAAAGGCAATCTATTACCGATTGGGAAGAGGAGTGGCAAAAGCCAAAACGTTTTTAAAACTTGGCCCATGGAAGTTCCCGGCCTATGCTTTTGTAGTCGTTCTTTTTCTGGTAGCTATTGTATTGCCCGTTTCATCTATTGCGCATTGGCTTAACCAAACAGCTTTTTCTAGTGTGGCAGGAGATCTTTGGCAGGCCTTTTTAAATTCAGTGAAAGCATCGGCTCCTGCTGCTGGTCTTACAACCCTGTTTGCGCTTCCGTTGGCATATATCGGTGTTCGATACAAAACAAAATTAAGTGGTCCTATTGAGCGTGTAGCATACCTGGGATATGCCACCCCACCATTGGCATTTGCGTTGGCCTTTGTGTTCTTTTCGCTACAGGTGTCAACTGTGTTATATCAATCGTTGGTTTTACTTGTTATTGCTTACTCTCTTCATTTTTTGGCCGAAGGCATTGGGCCGGTGCGCAGTGCCTTGTATCAGGCATCTCCAAAATATGAAGAAGTAGCACAGTCCTTGGGATACTCCTCAATAAAATCCTTTTTTAAAGTAACATTACCGTTATTGCGCGGTGGAATTATTGCATCGGCAGCATTGGTTTTTTTATCTGCAATGAAAGAACTTTCTATTACGTTCTTATTAGCACCCATTGGTTTTGATACATTGGCCTTGAATGTATGGTCATACACCGGAGAAGCCATGTTTGCCGAAGCAGCTCCTTTCGCCTTGGCAATCTTGTTGTTTTCGTCGCTCTTTGTGGGGTTTTTGTTTAAAAATGAAGGGGAATGA
- a CDS encoding SPOR domain-containing protein has protein sequence MKKLLVFLITSSIALGMMNACGPSEEEIQRRKQARQDSLERVRQQRLAQMKQDSIEQARQDSIEAAKKRKRERNRITFDSDGAFAVQVESWRSKDKAKKQVQKWVERGYENAYTVKFGNEETGDVWFRVRLGHLPSKKMAKKLQDKIQRKYSEPSWISLTTDGTSKNTTD, from the coding sequence ATGAAGAAGTTACTCGTTTTCCTAATAACCTCATCGATTGCTTTGGGGATGATGAATGCCTGCGGACCCAGTGAAGAAGAAATACAACGTCGCAAACAGGCTCGGCAAGATTCTCTCGAGCGTGTCCGCCAGCAGCGATTAGCACAAATGAAACAAGACAGCATTGAACAGGCTCGGCAAGACAGTATTGAGGCTGCCAAAAAACGAAAGCGTGAACGTAACCGCATTACATTTGACAGTGATGGTGCCTTTGCTGTTCAAGTAGAGTCTTGGCGATCAAAGGACAAGGCCAAAAAACAAGTCCAAAAATGGGTTGAGCGGGGATATGAAAATGCCTATACCGTAAAGTTTGGGAATGAAGAAACCGGTGATGTATGGTTTCGCGTGCGATTAGGGCACCTGCCCAGCAAAAAGATGGCTAAAAAACTTCAAGATAAAATTCAGCGTAAGTACAGTGAACCATCGTGGATTTCATTGACAACGGATGGCACCAGCAAAAACACCACAGATTAA
- a CDS encoding alpha/beta hydrolase: MIIIKAPRLSLGAFLYRFTFRTQFYKMNDSFDQIPDRPADLEKYIAEKEAAANVKPGTAANIHWHNSNAPSQTDTAIVYLHGFRASHPEGDPVHRQVAKACGCNLFLSRMQEHGIQSSYPLLNLTEQKLITSARFAFEIGKKIGKKVVLMGTSTGGSLALYLAAQKKLKEQISALVLYSPLIQFYGITNQLLTHAPIRKLMSIIPGRRYLLKTTNATKAEKRIWNNKYALGGALALGTFIQNNMTKSLFSSINCPTFVGYYYKNKKQQDKVISVPALKKMSQQLQTDNVHIRNFPDAQNHVICSSLVSKSANRVSSKTIQFLKNLDCHNTSTTETS; encoded by the coding sequence ATGATTATCATCAAAGCACCAAGGCTCTCTCTTGGTGCTTTTTTATATCGCTTCACCTTTCGCACTCAGTTTTATAAGATGAATGATTCTTTTGATCAAATTCCTGACCGGCCGGCAGACCTTGAAAAATACATCGCAGAAAAAGAAGCAGCAGCTAACGTAAAACCAGGTACGGCTGCTAACATTCATTGGCACAATTCCAATGCACCCTCACAAACTGACACTGCTATTGTATATTTACATGGCTTCCGCGCCTCTCACCCTGAGGGCGACCCTGTTCACAGACAGGTAGCAAAAGCCTGCGGATGTAATTTATTTCTCAGCAGGATGCAAGAACATGGTATCCAAAGCAGTTATCCTCTACTTAACCTTACAGAACAAAAACTCATTACGTCTGCACGCTTTGCCTTTGAAATAGGAAAGAAAATTGGTAAAAAGGTCGTACTCATGGGTACCTCAACGGGCGGCTCGCTTGCTTTATATCTAGCAGCACAGAAAAAGCTCAAAGAGCAAATTTCTGCTCTTGTATTATACTCACCACTAATACAGTTTTATGGCATCACCAACCAATTATTGACGCACGCTCCCATTCGTAAGCTAATGAGCATAATACCCGGCAGGCGATATCTGCTTAAAACCACTAACGCTACCAAAGCTGAAAAAAGGATCTGGAATAACAAATATGCGCTGGGCGGTGCACTGGCGCTGGGGACTTTTATTCAGAACAATATGACAAAATCTCTCTTCTCATCTATTAACTGTCCTACGTTTGTTGGATACTACTATAAAAATAAAAAGCAGCAAGACAAGGTTATTTCGGTTCCAGCACTCAAAAAAATGAGCCAACAATTACAAACAGACAATGTGCACATCAGGAACTTTCCCGATGCTCAAAATCATGTTATTTGCAGTTCGCTGGTTTCTAAATCAGCAAATCGTGTATCATCAAAAACCATCCAGTTTCTGAAAAACCTTGACTGCCATAACACTAGTACAACTGAAACTTCATAA
- a CDS encoding STAS domain-containing protein, translated as MENFKINHREVHSIIVLELSGELDAHTASQLEDSLKRLIENDQYQIVVNCEELDYIASAGLGVFMAYIENVRNMGGDIKLTNMNPQVYNVFDLLGFPTLYDILDKETKAIQKFNNDEEE; from the coding sequence ATGGAAAATTTTAAAATCAATCACAGAGAAGTTCATTCTATTATTGTGCTCGAGCTTAGTGGTGAGCTCGATGCACATACCGCTTCACAACTCGAAGATTCATTAAAAAGGCTAATCGAAAATGACCAATATCAGATTGTCGTAAACTGTGAAGAGCTCGACTATATAGCCAGTGCTGGTCTCGGTGTTTTTATGGCTTATATCGAAAATGTACGGAATATGGGAGGTGACATTAAGCTCACTAATATGAATCCCCAAGTATATAATGTCTTTGATCTGCTGGGCTTCCCTACGCTTTATGACATCTTGGATAAAGAAACCAAGGCTATTCAAAAATTTAATAATGACGAAGAAGAATAA
- a CDS encoding ATP-binding protein, with protein sequence MSKPIATYNKSVDASTKHLSEVRDFAGEHASAIGFNEQEIANIRLAVDEAYTNIIKHAYHSDNHKTVDIEIGYDDCEFWISLIDTGNAFDPSNYSKPDVRQKIRQKKRGGVGVYLIKKLMDNVEYHTDGSVNTIRMIKKR encoded by the coding sequence TTGTCAAAACCCATTGCCACATATAATAAGTCGGTTGACGCTTCAACCAAACATTTATCAGAGGTGCGTGACTTTGCGGGTGAACATGCCTCTGCTATTGGGTTCAATGAGCAGGAAATAGCTAATATACGCCTTGCCGTTGATGAAGCCTATACCAATATTATTAAGCATGCTTACCACAGCGACAATCACAAAACAGTTGATATCGAAATAGGATACGATGACTGCGAATTTTGGATTTCTTTGATTGATACCGGTAATGCATTTGATCCCAGCAATTATTCAAAACCTGATGTACGCCAAAAAATTAGACAAAAGAAGAGAGGTGGTGTTGGCGTTTATCTCATTAAAAAGCTAATGGATAATGTAGAATATCACACCGACGGTTCAGTGAACACAATTCGGATGATAAAAAAAAGGTAA
- a CDS encoding SpoIIE family protein phosphatase, producing the protein MSSNSTQENANSRFELQTLLETSRMLVESQDMDFVLNNLLLITMGKLMVSRGMILIYQPGSDNYKVSKSKGADCMPEGASYSFENAEALKEQSVIHCEHEEFDLRNLIGSGNCTLFNLRTSNNHIGFLCLGAKGDNNRLQEEEVEFIESLAIISSVAIANSRMFTELRRTNRMLDRKVYDLNTLFDLSKDFNIMVDRQEIVRTFKFALLGQMLIRKFFFILDHEGSREMVASSGIAGQLTTAQINQLFDYEKNLIEVDNTLASEIPFLDENDITALIGLHLQDEKVAVVGVGARANGEPYTTSDYNFLRSLGNLAVLSIEKTYLLEERIEKERLEEELNIAKSIQQGLLPDPIPQYDQLDIAARNLSSYQVGGDYFDILETPGGRLLFAIGDVTGKGIPAALLMANLQAMLHVLLPVDLSLSEASGQINDIIFKNTPPDKFITFFWGLYDPKSSEFQFVNAGHTAPIWLKNDGDKVERLDEGGLILGAMPTSNTYSEQTITVSNGDILVFYTDGVTEALNPAQTEEFGEQRLINCIKNNQEKTAADIQQSIINKVLTFSDDIQHDDITLIIIKVH; encoded by the coding sequence GTGAGCAGTAATTCTACGCAAGAAAATGCCAACTCCCGTTTTGAGCTACAAACACTGCTTGAGACTTCGCGAATGCTAGTTGAGTCTCAGGATATGGATTTCGTCCTTAACAACCTGCTACTCATTACCATGGGTAAACTGATGGTTAGCAGAGGCATGATCCTGATCTATCAGCCGGGTAGTGACAATTACAAAGTTTCCAAATCCAAAGGTGCCGATTGCATGCCGGAAGGAGCATCATATTCTTTTGAAAATGCAGAAGCTCTCAAAGAACAGTCTGTAATACATTGCGAACACGAGGAGTTTGACCTTCGCAACCTTATCGGCAGTGGTAACTGTACCCTTTTTAACTTACGTACCAGTAATAATCATATCGGCTTTCTGTGTCTGGGAGCAAAAGGCGACAATAACAGGCTACAAGAAGAAGAGGTAGAGTTTATTGAAAGCTTGGCTATCATTTCGTCGGTAGCCATTGCCAATTCGCGCATGTTTACTGAACTGCGGCGTACCAATCGTATGCTCGACCGAAAGGTGTATGATCTTAACACCCTATTCGATCTCAGCAAAGACTTTAACATTATGGTGGACCGGCAGGAGATTGTCCGTACCTTTAAATTCGCCCTGCTCGGCCAAATGCTCATCCGCAAATTCTTTTTTATTCTCGACCATGAGGGTTCTCGTGAGATGGTGGCCAGTAGCGGCATTGCCGGACAGCTAACAACCGCGCAAATCAATCAATTATTTGACTATGAGAAAAACCTGATTGAAGTAGATAATACACTGGCCAGTGAAATACCATTTCTTGATGAAAATGATATTACAGCGCTGATCGGGCTCCATTTACAAGATGAAAAAGTCGCGGTAGTGGGTGTTGGCGCAAGAGCTAATGGCGAACCTTACACTACATCAGACTATAATTTTTTACGTTCGCTAGGCAACCTCGCCGTCCTTTCTATCGAAAAAACATATTTACTGGAAGAACGCATTGAAAAAGAACGGCTGGAAGAAGAACTCAATATTGCCAAAAGTATTCAGCAGGGGCTGCTTCCAGATCCTATTCCCCAGTACGATCAGCTAGATATTGCGGCTCGGAACCTTTCATCCTACCAAGTGGGAGGTGATTACTTTGATATCCTGGAAACACCCGGCGGACGCTTGCTCTTTGCCATTGGTGATGTTACAGGAAAGGGTATCCCGGCCGCTCTACTGATGGCCAACCTGCAGGCTATGTTGCATGTATTGCTACCGGTAGACCTTTCACTCAGCGAAGCATCGGGGCAGATTAATGACATTATTTTTAAAAACACACCCCCTGATAAGTTTATCACTTTCTTCTGGGGACTTTATGATCCTAAAAGCTCGGAGTTCCAGTTCGTAAATGCTGGTCATACTGCTCCTATTTGGTTAAAAAATGACGGTGACAAGGTTGAAAGACTTGACGAAGGCGGGCTCATTCTGGGCGCTATGCCTACAAGCAATACCTATTCCGAGCAAACAATAACGGTATCAAATGGCGACATCCTAGTTTTTTATACTGACGGGGTTACAGAAGCATTAAATCCCGCTCAGACTGAAGAATTTGGAGAGCAACGATTAATCAATTGCATCAAAAACAATCAGGAAAAAACAGCTGCTGATATTCAGCAATCAATTATTAACAAAGTACTGACCTTCTCTGATGATATTCAGCATGATGATATTACACTTATCATCATCAAGGTACATTAA
- a CDS encoding transglycosylase SLT domain-containing protein, which produces MQKYKATSLRFCLVASVALSLSLGSCSFNGEPDPQDNPDGLRVTVTEPVERDYAEIKGDGVLRMITRYSSNTYFLHQGVEWGFEYELVHRFADNHDLALEVIIIGPDENPYDMLNSGKGDIIAANYTRTPERKQYVEFTRPYNLVNQQMVFSGEIANPPQTIEEVAERKIPITVRRNSSYYHRLKELRSQGHSIPIHLVSNKKDTESLLYEVSDNKYPATVADNNIFQASDKYMKGLVRGPVIAENDTIAWAVRKNASDLKTELNKYLYDHFRFGNTGEDPKRSTFLNVLRKRYFESGPQIAQYYNPESKISTAGVISPYDQLIKRVADSAGIDWLLVASVAAQETKFNPNSKSWAGAVGLMQVLPRYSKVSDEEMLYDVETNIREGVRIIKEHLAHYSYMDSTDQWSFALAAYNAGQGHLADARRLAIDQNKDPNDWKNASDALLKLMQRKYYKDARYGFCRGIETVRYVKEIKNRYKTYETILAMNEQSEGDTGLGVMGLFNVP; this is translated from the coding sequence ATGCAAAAATACAAAGCAACATCACTCAGGTTTTGCCTGGTTGCAAGCGTTGCATTAAGCTTATCACTGGGGAGCTGTTCTTTCAATGGCGAACCTGACCCACAAGATAATCCCGACGGGCTTAGAGTAACCGTTACCGAGCCTGTTGAGCGTGATTACGCCGAAATTAAAGGGGATGGCGTGCTGCGTATGATCACGCGGTATAGTTCAAATACGTACTTTTTGCACCAAGGTGTTGAATGGGGATTTGAATATGAGTTGGTCCACCGTTTTGCCGATAACCACGATCTGGCACTTGAGGTTATTATAATCGGACCCGATGAAAATCCATATGATATGCTTAATAGTGGGAAGGGCGATATTATTGCCGCAAACTATACGCGTACGCCCGAGCGAAAACAATATGTAGAGTTTACCCGTCCATACAATTTGGTGAATCAGCAGATGGTTTTTTCTGGTGAAATTGCTAACCCACCACAGACTATTGAGGAAGTTGCTGAGCGTAAAATTCCGATCACCGTTCGTCGGAATAGTTCGTATTATCACCGCCTAAAAGAACTACGTAGTCAGGGACATAGTATTCCTATTCATTTGGTATCCAATAAAAAAGATACAGAGTCTCTACTTTATGAAGTTTCTGACAATAAATATCCGGCAACCGTTGCTGACAACAATATTTTCCAGGCATCAGATAAGTATATGAAAGGCTTGGTTCGGGGACCTGTTATAGCTGAAAATGATACTATCGCCTGGGCTGTTCGTAAGAATGCTTCCGATTTAAAGACCGAACTCAACAAGTATCTTTACGACCATTTTCGATTTGGTAATACAGGTGAAGATCCTAAACGGTCAACATTTCTAAATGTGTTGCGCAAACGGTATTTTGAATCCGGTCCTCAAATTGCGCAGTATTACAATCCCGAGTCAAAGATTTCAACGGCTGGAGTTATTTCGCCGTACGATCAATTGATTAAGCGCGTTGCCGATTCCGCGGGAATTGATTGGCTGTTGGTAGCTTCAGTTGCAGCGCAGGAAACAAAGTTTAATCCTAATTCCAAAAGTTGGGCCGGTGCTGTGGGACTGATGCAGGTATTGCCCCGGTATTCGAAAGTTTCTGATGAGGAGATGCTTTATGATGTAGAAACAAATATTCGTGAAGGAGTACGTATCATCAAAGAACATTTAGCTCATTATTCTTATATGGATAGTACTGATCAGTGGTCATTTGCTCTTGCTGCTTATAACGCGGGGCAGGGGCACCTTGCAGATGCCCGCCGCTTAGCTATTGATCAGAACAAAGATCCCAATGATTGGAAGAATGCTTCTGATGCTTTGCTTAAACTTATGCAGCGGAAATACTACAAAGATGCACGCTATGGATTTTGTAGGGGCATTGAGACAGTACGGTATGTGAAAGAGATTAAAAATCGTTATAAAACTTATGAGACGATTTTGGCTATGAATGAGCAGAGCGAAGGCGATACTGGTTTGGGTGTGATGGGATTGTTTAATGTACCTTGA
- a CDS encoding DMT family transporter, which yields MSSDYPKIQVLAALAAGLASFGFAPILVRFVPETSPFVLVVYRTVFAALMLLPFWLWTRNNDQRAGKSKERMWMALSGACLGLHFTCWIASIYYTSVASASVLVTIHPIIMILVERFWFKKSFATATWIGVVLAFAGSVLLGISDSQIEQSFADPLFGNFLAFSAALIFVIYLLIGQQIRQKRAWIDYVFPVYFYAAVTCILIAVVLGKDLTNISTVGIWAGAGLAFGPQILGHGSMNYAVKYISPTLLSTLILVEPLLASVLAFIIFSEMPPIVSILAMVIILFGVALTWKRSTEKSGKKSRE from the coding sequence ATGTCTTCTGATTATCCGAAGATCCAGGTTTTAGCAGCTCTGGCAGCGGGCCTTGCCTCATTCGGCTTTGCTCCTATTCTGGTACGTTTTGTACCAGAGACTTCTCCGTTTGTCTTGGTTGTATATCGCACTGTTTTTGCTGCCCTAATGTTGCTTCCTTTTTGGCTCTGGACGCGTAACAACGATCAACGGGCAGGAAAATCAAAGGAACGAATGTGGATGGCATTGTCTGGTGCCTGTTTGGGCCTCCATTTTACATGCTGGATTGCTTCGATCTATTATACCTCTGTTGCATCGGCCTCGGTACTGGTTACCATCCATCCTATTATCATGATTTTAGTGGAGCGGTTTTGGTTTAAAAAGAGTTTTGCTACTGCAACATGGATTGGTGTTGTACTAGCCTTTGCCGGTTCAGTATTACTGGGAATTTCTGACAGTCAAATTGAACAGTCGTTTGCAGACCCTCTTTTTGGCAACTTTTTAGCTTTTTCGGCCGCCCTTATTTTTGTGATTTACTTGCTTATAGGCCAGCAGATTCGTCAAAAGAGAGCATGGATCGACTATGTCTTTCCAGTTTATTTTTATGCGGCTGTTACTTGTATATTGATTGCCGTAGTGTTGGGTAAAGATTTAACAAATATATCAACAGTTGGTATTTGGGCGGGAGCAGGCCTCGCATTTGGTCCTCAGATATTGGGACACGGATCTATGAATTATGCCGTTAAATATATTTCACCAACTTTGCTTTCTACCCTCATCCTTGTAGAACCGCTTTTGGCATCAGTGTTGGCCTTTATAATTTTTTCTGAAATGCCGCCTATTGTTTCAATATTAGCAATGGTCATCATTTTGTTTGGCGTAGCCCTAACATGGAAGCGATCGACAGAAAAGTCCGGAAAAAAATCACGAGAATAG
- a CDS encoding DUF4293 family protein, which produces MIQRIQTLFLFIAFLLNGSVFFNALYRHAMDDPRGWIGITFAIMLTIASLGSLGAIFLYKNRESHLRWVSRLLIPQVVSFGFAVGIYISLGGFGTYLWDETIGLCLLFLAFLCQLYARKKINDDIELVKSMDRIR; this is translated from the coding sequence GTGATTCAACGCATCCAAACTTTATTCTTATTCATTGCTTTTCTGCTAAATGGCAGTGTGTTTTTTAATGCTCTTTACCGCCATGCTATGGATGACCCCCGGGGATGGATTGGCATTACCTTTGCCATCATGCTGACCATAGCATCATTGGGTTCTCTGGGAGCTATTTTCCTTTATAAAAATCGAGAAAGCCATCTCCGTTGGGTTAGTCGTCTTTTAATTCCACAAGTTGTTAGCTTTGGTTTCGCTGTAGGTATTTATATCTCTCTCGGCGGATTTGGTACTTATCTTTGGGATGAGACCATAGGCTTGTGCTTGTTGTTTTTGGCTTTTCTCTGCCAGCTCTACGCCCGTAAAAAAATTAATGATGATATCGAGTTGGTAAAATCGATGGATCGTATCCGCTAA